Part of the Lolium rigidum isolate FL_2022 chromosome 6, APGP_CSIRO_Lrig_0.1, whole genome shotgun sequence genome, CCATTCGAATTACAGTTCCATGTAGTTGGATCTAGAAAAACAAGTGTATCACATACTATGGAAATTTTAAAGTGACAATCATCAAGCAGCCTGAGTTTGTCCCAAAGATAAACAAGAGACATGCACCAGAGGTAGACGGACACTTACATTTAACTCGAGCCTTTGCAGGTGAGGGGCCACCTCTAGAAGATTAGCTAAACGAAGAATCCCATTTCGGTTTCTTGAGTCACCCAGAATACTTACAGTCACCTCCAGTTTTATCAAATGATTGTACTTTACCAGACATCTTGAAAATCCAAACACCTACAAGGTCACCAAAACGGCATTTAGTTTACAGAAATGGAAATAAAACAAGCATGCATATCATCAGGCTGGTTGGCAAAGTACCTCAGTGTTTATGCAAGTTCTCACAGACAGTGTCTCCACATGAGACAGGGTCTTCGGAAGTTCAGTTAAGACATGTTCAAGAGTGTCGTCATACCCCATGAGCGCCACGGTGGCTTGTGTTAACTTCATGGATTCACTGAGTGTAATGGGTATGGCCTCACCCGAATAGTCAAATTTCGTTAGATTGGGAGCATTGAATTCCATACCCTGCGGCAGACACTCCCGAACAGATAAATAACTTAGCCGGCAGAGTGGTTGCTGCACTTTCAGATTAGGCATCGGGCAACAACGGCTCAAGCGCAAACACTCCAATGCATTGCACTTTGACAACAGCAGATCAAGATTTCCTCCCAACATGTAAACACACTCGAGATCCAGCACCCTAAGGTTTGCAAAACCATCGAAATCGTGGGGTGGCTTCAAAGACACACAGCCAAGCTGAAGCATCTCGATGCAAGATGCACACTGACTGCTAAACATACTAACCGGCAAGGTGTATGTTTCCTCCCAAGACCTTACAGAACCCTTGTGCAACACCGGGCGCAAATTAACAGAAATTATAGACGCCTTCGAATCGAGCGCGAAATTGAGCCATTGATCCAGATATTTCGCGTGCCTTATGTCGAGAGTAAACGCAATCTTAAACCTCCTTAGCCTTGTACCGTCGTGGGATTCCAAGATAGCATTGACACGCCGGATGAACCTGTGCCTCCTTCTCCTGCTCCTGCTGCCGGGCTCGCGGTTCAGGATCGTAGGACCGTCGAAGCATAAGTCGGGATGGCATGTCCACAGTCGTCTCCAGGTTGTCGACACGGAACTGGTCCTGACAGCATCCTTCAGCGTCAGCCTTGATACTATATCATGCATAATACCCTGGATGGGGATAGATTGAAAATTTAATACTACAAGTTATTAGAACAAAAAATGAAGTTATGTTGAAACCTGATGTCCCTGGACCTACCTCAGGAAGACTACCGATAAGAGGCTCAGATCGGCTTCTTTTAGCAGTACATATGTCCGATGACGAAACAGCTGATCTCCTGTTTGCAGGGTGTTGGCACCTGCTCGACATGTTTTTTCGCGTGAGCTGCTGCTGCAGACTGAATTGATAAATTATGGTCAGCACCTAGTCATGCTAAAACTGATACGCTGATAAGAGTTTCTCAAAGCCAAGCAGAAAATCAGTGCTTTCTTTTAGGGAGAGCAAAGAGCGACGGATTGGTGCGATTAGTTTAGCACTAGGGATAGACACAGGACATAGCGGTCAGCTAGCTGTGCAGGGATGGAATTTCATAGCCTATTGCCTATATCCATCCATCTATGATCTATCAACTGATGTTCACTAGTACTACGAATCGCTGCAGAGATGGAGTAGTTGCATCCTTATCACTGTAATCTTACCCTGCTGCTAACTGGTGCTGGCCGGCGGCTGTGTGAGGAGGAGTCGTAGATTGGCGATTTGGTGAACCCAGATCGACGCCCTCCCCTGTCTTCGGAGCTGCGGAGATTATATGGTTCCCCCTACCGGTTTGGATACGGACACGGTT contains:
- the LOC124667302 gene encoding F-box protein At5g03100-like yields the protein MSSRCQHPANRRSAVSSSDICTAKRSRSEPLIGSLPEGIMHDIVSRLTLKDAVRTSSVSTTWRRLWTCHPDLCFDGPTILNREPGSRSRRRRHRFIRRVNAILESHDGTRLRRFKIAFTLDIRHAKYLDQWLNFALDSKASIISVNLRPVLHKGSVRSWEETYTLPVSMFSSQCASCIEMLQLGCVSLKPPHDFDGFANLRVLDLECVYMLGGNLDLLLSKCNALECLRLSRCCPMPNLKVQQPLCRLSYLSVRECLPQGMEFNAPNLTKFDYSGEAIPITLSESMKLTQATVALMGYDDTLEHVLTELPKTLSHVETLSVRTCINTEVFGFSRCLVKYNHLIKLEVTVSILGDSRNRNGILRLANLLEVAPHLQRLELNMLPHVSTGFLNNVPEAYWHIQPCTHRHLEQVEVSGFIGVNGQLELVLYILDNAVALRGMSIEPRVTAYDRVFGYWAGLDIDIKRGRECVLKNILPEDYPDVQIEIF